From the genome of Ralstonia insidiosa:
CTCCCGTCGAGGGTGGCATTACCTGCGGCGCGATATTGCGACACCTCTTTTAGCCACCAATCCCGCCATTGCTCGTAGCCGTCGCTGAGGCTCGGATAGTTTTTACGGCTGCCTCTACTCCACTCACGGCGCAGCCGCAACGCGGCTTCACGCTCAAGAGAAGGGATGATGCGATCGACAACCATCGAGTGACCTTGGTCAAGCTCCTTCAGCCATTCACCTCCAGGCTGCCACGCGAAGTCCGCGGGCTCAATATCAAACGGGACGGGCCCTAGAAACGCGTCGGGTCCTACGTATTCGTCTGAATTGTCAATCTTTCCCATCATGCGTTCTCTGATTCGCTGGCTAGCGCAGAAACTGGTCGGTTAAGCTTCGCGACGGCCGCCGACAGGTGCTCGGGCGCAAGATGCGCGTACCGCAGCGTCATCGTCAAATCGGCGTGACCAAGTAGCTCGCGCACCGTGTTGAGATCCACGCCCGCCATAACGAGCCGGGACGCGAAGTGGTGGCGCATGTCATGCCATCGGAAATGCGTGATCTTTGCGTCGTTGAGCAGCTTGGACCATGCGGTTTTTACGTCGGTCCGCACGCCTCCGGCCGCGCTCGCGAAAACAATGCTGTGCTGCGTCTGTTGCTGGCGCCATGCCTTGAGCGTTGCTAGTGCTTCGTCGTTTAGTGGAATGTGGCGCTGCTTTCCGGACTTCGCCAAAGCGTCAATCACGGTCAAGATTGCACGGTCGAGGTTTACATGCTGCCAGTTGAGCTTTAACAGCTCACCTTGCCGAAGGCCGGTGTTGATCGAAAGTAGCACCGCAGGCTTGAGGTAGTCGACGAAGGCAAGGCTGCGTAGGTCTGGCATCGGTTCGTATCCCCTCGCGGCGCGCCATGCGTTCGCCGACTCACGGCCGGTGCGTTCACGCTCTTCGCGAGCATCTAGCGCCATGCGCAATCGGGTCTCTTCGTCGCCCGACAGCCAGCGCACCTTACCGCTGGGTGCCTGTAATGCCTTCACCGTCCGCATAGGGTGCTCGGCAATCAAACCCCATTCGAGCGCCCGAGAAAACAGGCCGCGCAGCGCCGATAGGTCTCGATTGGCTGTGGATGCGCTGACGTTAGCCTTGAGGCGGTTGGAGCGCCACTTCTCGATGATCCACGCATTGAACTCGCTGATCGGCTTGTCGAGGTGTTGGGCGAACGACTTGCGCAGACGTGCCGTTGTCGCAGCGCTGCTTTTGGTGTTGGCAGCGAGCCAGTCGGCGTAACGATCATCGATGAATTTCGCGAGCGTTGGCGTGCCGACAATCTTTTCGGCTTCCACCTTTCGGCGACGGCGCTCAAGCACATCCGCTGTCGTGTCGCCCGTCTTGTCTACGTCGCGCAGGGATTTTTTCGCCAGCTCACGCGCCTCGCCAGGGTTCAAGTCTGGCCAGTAGCCGAGCACGCGCCGCCCGCGCGAGCCGTCGGGCTTCGTCCATCGGATTGTGTAGCTAATCCGGCCGGCGGGCGTCACCTTCACCACGAACGCGCGCACGTCGGCATCCACGAATTCCTGGTACCTGCCGGTTGGTATGATTGACCGCAAGAAATCGCGGTCGATTTTGAATCTTTGCCCCATGCCCTAGACCCTGCCAATAAGGCAAAAGTATAGCTTAGGGCCGAATTAGGGCCAATCACGCCGTGAACAAGCAAGTACACACCTGAACACGGGTTACATAAGTAGCTGATTTTTCAATAAAAAAATACACCAACTTACCTCAAAGAACATGTTTCTCGGCTCTCCGAAGGCAGGGGTTGCTGGTTCGATCCCAGCCGGGCGCGCCAAACACTCACCGAATTGCGCAAAATGTTGGGGCGGTCCTGCGCCCGAGTCACGTTTCTGCCGCAATCCATGGCGTCGCCGCCAAATACGGTGCAAGACAGGATCAAGCCCCGCCCCGCGCGCTTTCGCGATCCCCAATTCCGTCGATCGAAGATCAGGCACGCTGGGGAACATCACCCGTCAGGAGTCGAGCAGTGAGCCGTTACTGGAGCGATGTGGTTCAGCAACTTGTGCCGTATGTCCCGGGTGAACAACCCGCGCTGGCGCACCCGGTCAAGCTGAACACCAACGAGAACCCCTACCCACCGTCGCCGCGCGTGGTTGAGGCCATCGCCCGTGAACTGGGCGACACGGGCAACAGCCTGCGCCGCTATCCCGATCCGCTGTCGCGCCGGCTGCGCGAGACGGTCGCCGCGCATCACGGCTTGCAGCCCGAGCAGGTGTTTGCAGGCAACGGTTCAGACGAGGTGCTGGCGCACGTATTCCAAGCGCTGCTCAAGCACGACAAGCCGCTGCGTTTTCCCGACATTTCGTACAGCTTCTACCCGACCTACGCCCGGCTGTACGGCGTGCAGTGCGACGTGATTCCGCTGGCCGACGATTTTTCGATCAACGCTGATGACTATCTGGGCGACGCGGGCGGTGTGCTGTTCCCGAACCCGAACGCGCCGACCGGCCATGCGTTGCCGCTGGCAGAGATCGAGCGGATCGTCGCGGCCAACCCGTCGTCTGTGGTGGTGATTGACGAAGCGTATGTGGATTTCGGTGCTCAGTCGGCAATCTCGCTCGTCGACCGCTATCCGAATCTGCTGGTCGTGCATACGACGTCCAAGTCCCGCTCGCTCGCCGGCATGCGGGTCGGCTTTGCGTTTGGCCACGCAGCGCTCATCGAAGCGCTCAACCGCGTGAAGGACAGCTTCAACTCGTACCCGCTGGATCGCCTTGCCCAAGTGGCAGCCCAGGCGGCTTACGAAGACGACACCTACTTCCGCACCACCTGCGCGCGCGTGATCGCCAGCCGCGATCGGCTGACACAAGCCCTGCACACCCTGGGGTTCGAGGTCGTGCCGTCGGCCGCGAACTTTGTCTTCGCACGGCATCCTGCACACGATGCCGCCACGCTGGCGGCGCACCTGAAAGCGCAGGAAATCTTTGTACGTCATTTCAAGCTGCCGCGCATCGACCAGCATCTGCGCATCACGGTCGGCAGCGATGACGAATGCGACGCATTCATCGAGGCGCTGCGCGACCTGCTGGCCTGACCCCCGCGACAAATTGCCATCCCCGGCGGGCAAGCATCGGCGGCCTCGATGGGGCAGCCCGCCAGATGGGGGATGGCAAGCCCCGTTGCCGCGCCATTCCCCAGCCACACGGCCTATCTGCACACTTTCACTGACTGCATTACCAACCAGCGAAGTCAGTGATTACTGCACGTAGGTAAGGGGAACATTGACCAGACGCAGGTGCCGCCAGCCGATTGCTGTGCCAGAATGCACGAGCGGGAAAATGGCGCGCCGACGCCGTCCGCTGTCCCCTAGGGCGAGCCGGTGCGTAAGCACCAGCGCGGCACGGGACGCCACACAACACACTCCCACAAAAGGAATCAGCATGTCCAATCGTCGTCAATTCCTGAAGAGCATCCCGATCGTGGCCGCCGCGGGCGCCGTCATGTCGATGTCGGATCTGGCTCTGGCAGCACCGATGGTGGCGGAGACCGACCCGCAAGCCGCCGCCCTCGGCTACAAGGCCGACACCACCAAGGTCGACAAGGCCAAGTTCCCGAAGCACGCAGCAGATCAACACTGCGGCAACTGCGCCCTGTACCAAGGCGGCACGGCAGCACAAGGCGGCTGCCCGCTGTTCGCCGGCAAGGACGTTGCCAACAAGGGCTGGTGCAGCGCCTGGGCGAAGAAGGCCTAAGCTACACAGGCTGGCCACTCGCCAACGAAACGGACCCTGCGGGGTCCGTTTTTGTTTTGCCGATGCCGCTCTACAATGCGTGCCATGCCGTTCACATTCACGCCCACCGTCCTCGTCATCGACGACGAACCCCATATCCGCCGCTTCGTCCGCGCTGCGCTGGAGGAAGAAGGCTGCGAAGTCCATGAAGCCGACCGCGTCGAACGCGGGCTGATCGAGGCCGGCACACGCCAGCCGGACGCCGTGATCCTCGACCTTGGCCTGCCCGATGGCGACGGTATGCAGTTGATCCGAGAGTTGCGCACCTGGACGGAGGTGCCGGTGCTGGTGCTCTCGGCCCGCGTAGATGAGCGCGACAAGATCGAGGCGCTCGATGCCGGTGCGGATGACTACCTCACCAAACCCTTTGGCGTGGGCGAACTGATCGCCCGCCTGCGCGTGCTGCTGCGCCGACATGCCAAGCGTGGTGAAGACGGCGGCAGCGTCATCCGCTTCGGCGAGGTGGAGGTCGACCTGGCGCGCCGCCTGGTCACCCGCAACGGCGAGGCCGTGCACCTCACTCCGATCGAATATCGCCTGCTGGCGGTGCTGCTCGGCCGGCGCGGTACCGTGATGACCCACCGCGAGCTGCTGCGCGAAGTCTGGGGCCCAGCGCACTCTGACAGCAGCCACTACCTGCGCATCTATATGGGCCACCTGCGCCACAAGCTTGAGCGCGACCCCGCGCGGCCCGAGTACCTGCTGACCGAGGTCGGCGTCGGGTACCGCTTTACGGCCTGAGCCTTACTGTTCCTTGATGCCCGCGGCGCGCACGATGCGGCCGTTGCTGTCGTATTCCGCGCGGATAGCGGCAGCAAATTGCTCGGGCGTGCCGCCTGCCGGCACCACGGCGGCCTGCGTGAGTCGATCGCGCAGGTCGGGCGCGGCCAGCGCCTTGTTGATCTCCGCATTCAGCCGCGTGATGACCGGCACGGGCGTCTTGGCCGGCGCAAACACACCGAACGTTGACGCCATGTTGGCCTTGGCATAACCAAGTTCGGCAAAGGTCGGCACGTTCGGCAGCGCATCGAGCCGGTGCGGCGCGCCCACCGCAAGGGGGCGCAGTTTGCCGCTGGCGATATGCTGCATCAGCGTCGGGCCGACATTAGTCGACATCACCTCCACCTGCCCGCCCAGCGCGTCCGTCAGTTGCTGGCCACCGCCCTTGTACGGAATCAGCGTGATATCGACACGCGCCTGCGTCTTGATCTGCTCCAGCGCCAGATGCCCCACCGTGCCCAGACCCGACGTCGACCAGCGGATCGAACCCGGCTTGGCGCGCGACTGGCCCAGCATGTCGGCAAAGCTCTTGCCCGTGAACGACGGCGTGCCCAGCAGGATCATCGGCGCGTACATGACGTTGGCCACGGGGGCGATGTCCTTCTGCGGGTCATACGGCAGCTTGCCGAAATGCGGGTTGAGCGTCAGTGGGCTCACCGACGAAAAGCCCAGCGTATAGCCATCGGGCGCAGCCTTGGCCACCGCATCCATGCCGATACTGCCGCCCGCACCGGCGCGATTCTCCACCACCACCGGCTGACCAAGCTGTGCCGAGAGCTTCTCCCCCAGGGCACGGGCCACGTTGTCGGAAATCCCACCGGTCGGATAGGCGACGATGATGCGGATCGGCTTGGCCGGGTAGTCCTGCGCCTGCACGGGCACCGCAGCGAGCAGCGAAACACCAGCACACAGCAGCGCAGCAGAAGCAATCAGACGACGACGGGCAGAACGTTCAGCAGTCATGGCGCGCAGGAGGGGCAATCAGAAAATGCCATTGTAGGCGGATGCCCCGGCAGTCTTGCCCCGCCATATCAAGACAACAAGGCAAAAGAAAAGGCGCCCGAAGGCGCCTTTCCGTTCCCAATCGAGTGACAGCGTCGATTAGAAGATGTGGCGGATACCCACGCCAGCGCTGGTCTGGTTCGACTTGCCAATGCCGGTTGCGTTGCCGCCACCCGACAGTTGCGGCAGTGCTGCGTCCTTGACCTTGTTGTAGTCGATCGTGCCGTAGACTTGCGTGCGCTTGGACAGAGCGTATTCGGCCAGCAGAACGCCGGTGTAGCGCTTGCCGTCGTTGCCGGCGGTCAGCTGTGCGTTGCTGATGCTGTCGTAGTAGAACGCGCCCGTCAGAGCCAGTGCCGGGGTGACGTTGTACGTCACGCCCAGGATGCCGACGTGGTCACGACGCTTCGTCGCGCCCGGGGTCAGGCCAGCGCCCGTGGTGGCGTTGCCGTAGATGTTCAGGCCGAAGGCGCTGCCACCAACGCAGTTCGACGAGCTGTTCACGCAACCGGTGGCATCGCTGCTGTCGATGTAGCCCACGTACAGCTTGGCCGGCCCAACGGTGTAGTTACCGCCGATACCCCACACGGTTTGCTTGTTGCCAGCGATGTCCTTGTGCTGCTGTGCGAAGCCGCCGATGTAGGCCGGGCCGAATTCATAGGCCACCGTGCCGCCAACGTACGAGTTCTGGCTAGCAGCGCCAGCCACTTCACCAAAGCCGTAGGCCAGGCCGACCGACAGGCCGTTCCACTTGCCTTCGTACTTCAGCATGTTCGACTCGCGCAGACCGGTCAGGCCGTAGTACATCCACGAGTTGCCGTCGTAGTTACCCACGCCCAGCGGGTCAAAGTTGCCGCCAGTCGTAAAGCCGAAGTTGTATTGACGGCCCAGCGTGATGGTGCCCAGGTCCTTGTTCTGCAGACCCACGAACGATTGACGATTGAACAGCGTACCCTTGCTGCTCATCGTGCCCGAATCGGAATTGAAGCCGCTTTCCAGCACGAACAGTGCCTTGTTGCCACCACCCAGGTCTTCCGAGCCCTTCAGGCCCCAGCGGCTGTTGGACACAGCACCGCTTTCCATCTGGGTCACGCTGTTGCCAGCTTGGTTAGCGTTGTTGATGTAGTGAATGCTGGTATCGACAATACCGTACAGCGTCACGCTCGATTGGGCGTAGGCAGAACCTGCGAACAGGGCGCCAACTGCAACCAGAATGGCAGACTTTTTCATGTGGGCTCGTAATAAAAGAGTTGTCTCAAACCGCCCGCCCCCGTGTGCATGAGGTTGGGCTCCTCCGTTCCTTTGCTTCCGTGTCGGAAGTGCCGCGCAAATTTAACAAAAGCCCTTATGCGCGGCAAAGCAATTCACAGAATCGCGCCACCAAGTGTGGTAAGCACGCATCGCTCTTAATGCGCTGCACCAAAACAGCCTCCGACAAGGCTTGCCGGCTCGTCGCGCCCTGCTGTGGTGCACCAAGATTGGCTCGCGGGCTTCCAATACTCCCTGTTTAGGCAAAAAGGTGGCCCCCGCCCCCCGACACTCCCGCCTTTGGTGGGTTTTGCGGCGCCATTCACGCTGACTCGCATCATTTCGGCGCTCACAACAAACCGTTCGTCGCACCACCGTGGATACGGCCATCCCTCTGACCTACGCTTCAGGCCGTGGCAGGACAGTCAAAAGACCACGCCTTAAAACAGCATCGAAAATCAGTTGAAGAAGGAGTTCGCCATGCGACTCAAGCAAATTGGAATGGCCGCGCTGTTGGCGGCAGGTGCCCTGGCGGCGGGCGGCGCTTGGGCGCAGGCCAGCCGCGTGGAGGTGTTCGGGCAGGCCGCCCGCGCCGAACGTTTTGACGTCTATAGCGATGGTGCCCGCACCGGGCGCTTCGACACCTACACAGAAGGCGCGCGCAGCGGCCGCTTTGACCCGTATTCGGACGGCATGCGCAGTGACCCGGCCGGCCGCACCCGCGACGGTGGTGGCTCAGTCTATGGTTATCCGGTACCGAGTTGATACGGAAAGCGCACATTGTTCACGCGCTTTCTTCAGTTAAGGGCCGGTCTCCAGGCACCCTCCGTTTTCCGCCTTTGGCCCAATCCGGCCCCGTTGGTGTTGCATCAGCGGGGCTTTTTCGTGACTGCCGCGTGCTCAACAAAAACGGGACGGTGCCGATTGGCAACCGTCCCGTCTTATATGGATGGCGAAGATCGTTACTTGGTCACGCCCACGCGGTCACGCGACACATCCATCACCATGCGCGTAAGCAGGTACAGGCGCGGCACGATGGAGTTCAGGTCGACGTACTCGGCGTCATTCGAGTGCGCCCCGAAGCTGGCCAGGCCGAAGCGCTCGATCACCGGCGCCTTGGTCTTGGAGGCGGCGAAGGCCGCATCCGTACCACCACCCTCTGCCTTGTCATCAATCTCCAGTGTCTTGCCAAGCTCGCCGTAGATCTTCTGGGCATGCTCGGCCAGCGCGCGCGAAGCCGGCGTGGCCTCCAGAGGCGGGCGGCGGCGCTCGAACTTGGCCGTCACCTGCGTATCGGGAATCAGCTTGTTCTTGATGCGCTCGTTGACGGTCTCTTCCAGCTTGTCGGCATCGGCCGCGCGCAGCAGGCGCACGTCTGCCTGGGCGCTCGCCACGGCCGGAATCACGTTGCGGTTGGTGCCGGCCTGCGACACCGTCCAATTGACCTTGAGGCCGGTCTCCGGCTTGGACAGATCGCGCATCTGCAGCACCTGGTGCGACAGCTCGTACAGCGCGTTGCGGCCCTGCTCCGGCGCGCCGCCCGCGTGCGAGGCCTTGCCCTTCACATCCAGCAGGATGGCACCGATGCCGCTGGTGGCCAGCGACAGCTTGTCGGAGGTCACACGCGTGCCCTCGCACGAGAACACGGCGTCTTGTTCGGCGCCCAGCTTGGCCTGCATGGCGCGCGCGCCCGGCGAGCTGATCTCTTCATCGCCGTTGATGAGCACGGTGAGCGTGCCGTATTTCTTGAAGCCAACCGCCTGCAGGATCGACACGGTGTGCAGGATGACGGCCACGCCGTTCTTGTCGTCGGCGATACCCAGGCCGTAGGCGCGGTCGCCATCGATGCGGAACGGCTGCTGCGCGAGCATGCCCTTGAGGTACACCGTATCCATGTGCGCGATCAGCATGATGTTGCGCGTGCCCTCGCCCTTGAAGCGCGCGAGCACCATCTTGCCGATCTTCTCGGGCGTGTCGGCCATGCGGTACGCGTGGTCGCTCGGGTCGATCAGCTTGACGTCGCCACCCAGCAGGCGCAGGCGGTCGGCAATCACGCCGGCAATCTTGTCCAGGCCTTCGATGTCCTTGCTGCCGGATTCAATCGACACCAGCGTCTTCATGGTGTCGATCAGTGCAGGCTTTTCCTGCTGGGCGCGCTTATAGATCTCAGCAGGGGGCACGGCGGCGGCCTGACCCGCCACCAATGCACCGCCCATCGCCAGCGCTGCCAGCATGACCGACCGCATTCCCCTCACCATCGACTTGGCTCTCATGGACGTTCCTCACCTATGTAGTTATGGTCTGCAACAAAATCAGACTGCGATTTTCGCACGCCCGCCTGATGGTTGCCTGGAGCCCTCCCCCTCGCTGAATAGGGCTTCTGACCCAACGCAATGGAATATCGGCAGTGCTGCCTAAAATCGCACCTGAAACGACAGCACACCGCTGACACTGTCGCTACAATTGCTGCCATGCAATACATCCATGTCGTCAACGGCGATGTTGCCGGCGCCACGCTCAAGCAGGCGCTCGCACAGGCAGGCCGCCCCGATTCCGTCGTAGTGCTGCGCGACGACCTCGCCGTCGGGCCGCTGGCCGACGTCGATAGCGTGGCCATGGCGCGCTCGGGCTTCTGGCAGCGCGTGGCGCCCACCAGCAGCATCGATTTCGCCACTGAAATGCGCGACGCACTGGCGTCATTGGCAGACCTGCGCGATGCCACCACCGAGGTGGCGATCTGGCACGGCCAGAGTGCGTCGGACCAACTCATGCTGCGCCGGGTGGCGTTCCATCTGCATCAATCGCCGCAGCGGATCAACGAAATCGGCATGGATGCGCGCGAACTGGAAACGCCCAACGGCCAGGGGCCACTCACGACCATCGGCATGTATTCCGGGGCGCGACTGGCGCGGCGGTTCTCGACCATCGCACCGGTATCCGTGCTGCGCATCGGTCGCCTGGCGTACGAGTGGCAGCAGACCGTGCGCGAGAACGCCGACGTGCGCCTGTGGAAGGGCAACACGCTGGTACCGGTGTCATACGCCACGGTCGACGAAGTGATTCTGGAGCACGTGCCGACCGACTGGGCCAGCGCACGCGACGTGGTCGGCAGCATCATGGGCGCCATCGATGGGTTGCTCGCCAGCGACTGGTTCGTCTTCTGGCGTTGCCGCGAACTGGTCGGCAACGGCCAGTTGCTGCTGCGCGGTGAAGCCGACTCGCTCTCCACATGCGAGCTGCGCCGCAATGTGAGCGTGGCGATTTAAGTTCACCGCAGTCGGGCCGTTGATAGGCCTATCCAAAAGGAGCGCCCAGAGCGCTCCTTTTTTGTTCACCCCGTCTTCTCAGTGTGTGCCTACAGGCTGGCAGGCTTCGGCCGTCAATCCAGAAGCAGACCAACCATCCCATTCCGGGGGCACACGTGGACATCTCTTCCCTCAGCAGCAATGCATCGCTGTATGCGACGAGCAGCCTCTCGTCGACCAGCGCGACTACCGCAACAACGGCCACTTCCACCAGCGACACGTCCGGCACCACCGGCACGACGCCGGTACGCCACCATCGCCATCATGGCGGCGGCGGTGGCGGCGGTGATTTCATGCAAGCGATCGAGCAGGCACTCGCCCAAGCCGGCGTGTCGGATCCCTCGGCAATCTCGTCGACGTCATCGACATCATCGACCAGCGCAACCAGTGGTGTCAGCAGCACCGGCAGCACGGCCGCCGCCAACGCGACCGACGGCTCGACTCCACCGCCTCCGCCCGCTGTTGGCGACGACGCGTCGGTGGGCAAAGACATCCACAAGCTCAAGCACGACTTGTTTGCAGCGCTGAAGAGCGCGAGCGGCAGCGACAGCACGTCCAGTACAGGCGGCGCTTCGGGCAGCTATGGGTCGGACCTGTCGTCGGGCCTGCAGAACCTGATCTCGCAGCTCAACAGCGGGGATACCTCGTCGAACAGCGCGTTGTCGGCGCTGCAATCGGATTTCCAGCAGCTCGTGGGCAACGTGCAAGGCGGTTCGAGCAGCAGCTCCAGCGGCACGGGCGGCTCGTCGTCGTCCGCGAGCTCGGCATCGCTGCAAGACTTCCTGCAGCAGCTGGCGCAGAACCTGGGCGGTCAGTCGACGGCGTCCGTGGCCGTGGGCAGCAGCATCAACGTCTATAGCTGACCGACCGAGGCGTCAGGCGCGAGGCATCAATCCTCGCGCCGAATGCCGGCGCGCGCCGGGCAATCGATGGGCGTAGCGGGTTCACTGCCGTCGATCTCGTTGACGAGGTCGGCGTCGGGTTGGGACTCCGTCACATCGTCGTGTTCGTTGCCCTCGCCCCACGGCATGCCCGATTCACGCAGGCGTTTGCGCTGCATGCGGTCGCGCTGGAACATCTCAGCCAGTTCATCGCGGCCCTGCTGGGCGAGCGACACGAGCTTCTTCTGATCGCGATAGACCGGGTAGACCTGATCCATGGAATTGAGCGTGTGACGGCGGAACGTCTGGGCAATGCGGTGCGCCTCGTACGGCTCCTTGCCCAGACCCTCCAGCACGCGGCGGCCGAGCATCAACGAGCCCTCAAACATCTCCCGCTCGATCACCTCCACGCCGCGGTCACGCAACTGGTACACGTGCGACACGTTGCGCGCCCGGACGTACAGCGTCAGGTGCGGGAATCGCTCACGCACGCGGTCAACCACCTCCAGGCTGGTCTCCATATCGTCGATGGCGACGACCATCATGCGGGCCTTGTCGGCACCGGCGGTTTCCAGCAGGTCCATGCGCGTGGCATCACCATAGAAAACCTTGAAGCCGAAGCGGCGCAGCATGTCGATCTGGTCAGGATCGTGGTCGAGCACCGTGGCGCTGTAGCCCTGGCTGTAGAGCAGGCGCCCGACGATCTGCCCGAAGCGGCCGAAACCGGCGATGATGACCTGGTTGTCCTGCGGTTCGATGGCCTCCGGCACGCGCTTCTTTCCGCTGGTCAGGCGCGGCACGAGAAACTTGTCGTGGAACAGCAGCAGCAACGGCGTGGCCGCCATTGACAGGGCCACCACCAGGTTCAGCGTGGCCGCCGTCTCTGCGCCCAGCACCTCGCCCGCCACGCTGGGGCCGAACACCACAAAGGCAAATTCACCGCCCTGCGAGAGCAGGAACGCAAACAGCCACGCCTGCCCGCGTGCAATGCCAAAGCGCGTGGCCAGCAAGCGCAGTGCGCCAATCTTCACCACCAGGAAGACCACCACCAGCACCACCACCGCCAGCGGCTGGCGCATCAGCACACCAAAGTCGATCGACATGCCCACGGCCAGGAAGAACAGCCCGAGCAGCAGGCCCTTGAACGGCTCGATATCGGTTTCCAGCGCGTGGCGGTATTCGGAATCGGCCAGCAGCACACCGGCAATGAAGGCACCCAGCGCCATCGACAAGCCCACGCTGTGCATCAGCAGTGCAATGCCCACCACCAGCAGCAGCGAGAACGAGGTGAACATCTCGCGCATGTTGGTGCGGGCAATTGCACGCAGCACCGGCCGCAGGACCGTACGCCCGCCAAAGATGACCGCCGCCACCACGCCCACGGCCTTGGCCGCCGCCATCCAGCTGTGGCTGCCGGACGCATCCCCCGCGTCGGCCGCCAGCAGTGGCAGCAGCGCGATCATCGGGATGGCCGCAATGTCCTGGAACAGCAGAATGCCGAAGCTGGCCGTGCCAGCCGGCGTGCGCATCAAGTTGCGCTCGGAGAGCGTAGCCAGCGCGATGGCGGTGGACGACAACGCCAGCCCCAGCCCCGCCACCACCGCCGCGCGCCACGGGTGGCCGACCGCCATGACCGCCAGCCCGACCATCAGCGCGCACACCGCCAACTGCAGCCCGCCGTACCCGAAGATGCTGCGCC
Proteins encoded in this window:
- a CDS encoding site-specific integrase → MDADVRAFVVKVTPAGRISYTIRWTKPDGSRGRRVLGYWPDLNPGEARELAKKSLRDVDKTGDTTADVLERRRRKVEAEKIVGTPTLAKFIDDRYADWLAANTKSSAATTARLRKSFAQHLDKPISEFNAWIIEKWRSNRLKANVSASTANRDLSALRGLFSRALEWGLIAEHPMRTVKALQAPSGKVRWLSGDEETRLRMALDAREERERTGRESANAWRAARGYEPMPDLRSLAFVDYLKPAVLLSINTGLRQGELLKLNWQHVNLDRAILTVIDALAKSGKQRHIPLNDEALATLKAWRQQQTQHSIVFASAAGGVRTDVKTAWSKLLNDAKITHFRWHDMRHHFASRLVMAGVDLNTVRELLGHADLTMTLRYAHLAPEHLSAAVAKLNRPVSALASESENA
- the hisC gene encoding histidinol-phosphate transaminase, with the translated sequence MSRYWSDVVQQLVPYVPGEQPALAHPVKLNTNENPYPPSPRVVEAIARELGDTGNSLRRYPDPLSRRLRETVAAHHGLQPEQVFAGNGSDEVLAHVFQALLKHDKPLRFPDISYSFYPTYARLYGVQCDVIPLADDFSINADDYLGDAGGVLFPNPNAPTGHALPLAEIERIVAANPSSVVVIDEAYVDFGAQSAISLVDRYPNLLVVHTTSKSRSLAGMRVGFAFGHAALIEALNRVKDSFNSYPLDRLAQVAAQAAYEDDTYFRTTCARVIASRDRLTQALHTLGFEVVPSAANFVFARHPAHDAATLAAHLKAQEIFVRHFKLPRIDQHLRITVGSDDECDAFIEALRDLLA
- a CDS encoding high-potential iron-sulfur protein gives rise to the protein MSNRRQFLKSIPIVAAAGAVMSMSDLALAAPMVAETDPQAAALGYKADTTKVDKAKFPKHAADQHCGNCALYQGGTAAQGGCPLFAGKDVANKGWCSAWAKKA
- the kdpE gene encoding two-component system response regulator KdpE, which gives rise to MRAMPFTFTPTVLVIDDEPHIRRFVRAALEEEGCEVHEADRVERGLIEAGTRQPDAVILDLGLPDGDGMQLIRELRTWTEVPVLVLSARVDERDKIEALDAGADDYLTKPFGVGELIARLRVLLRRHAKRGEDGGSVIRFGEVEVDLARRLVTRNGEAVHLTPIEYRLLAVLLGRRGTVMTHRELLREVWGPAHSDSSHYLRIYMGHLRHKLERDPARPEYLLTEVGVGYRFTA
- a CDS encoding Bug family tripartite tricarboxylate transporter substrate binding protein, with amino-acid sequence MTAERSARRRLIASAALLCAGVSLLAAVPVQAQDYPAKPIRIIVAYPTGGISDNVARALGEKLSAQLGQPVVVENRAGAGGSIGMDAVAKAAPDGYTLGFSSVSPLTLNPHFGKLPYDPQKDIAPVANVMYAPMILLGTPSFTGKSFADMLGQSRAKPGSIRWSTSGLGTVGHLALEQIKTQARVDITLIPYKGGGQQLTDALGGQVEVMSTNVGPTLMQHIASGKLRPLAVGAPHRLDALPNVPTFAELGYAKANMASTFGVFAPAKTPVPVITRLNAEINKALAAPDLRDRLTQAAVVPAGGTPEQFAAAIRAEYDSNGRIVRAAGIKEQ
- a CDS encoding porin, whose amino-acid sequence is MKKSAILVAVGALFAGSAYAQSSVTLYGIVDTSIHYINNANQAGNSVTQMESGAVSNSRWGLKGSEDLGGGNKALFVLESGFNSDSGTMSSKGTLFNRQSFVGLQNKDLGTITLGRQYNFGFTTGGNFDPLGVGNYDGNSWMYYGLTGLRESNMLKYEGKWNGLSVGLAYGFGEVAGAASQNSYVGGTVAYEFGPAYIGGFAQQHKDIAGNKQTVWGIGGNYTVGPAKLYVGYIDSSDATGCVNSSSNCVGGSAFGLNIYGNATTGAGLTPGATKRRDHVGILGVTYNVTPALALTGAFYYDSISNAQLTAGNDGKRYTGVLLAEYALSKRTQVYGTIDYNKVKDAALPQLSGGGNATGIGKSNQTSAGVGIRHIF
- a CDS encoding M20/M25/M40 family metallo-hydrolase, whose translation is MRAKSMVRGMRSVMLAALAMGGALVAGQAAAVPPAEIYKRAQQEKPALIDTMKTLVSIESGSKDIEGLDKIAGVIADRLRLLGGDVKLIDPSDHAYRMADTPEKIGKMVLARFKGEGTRNIMLIAHMDTVYLKGMLAQQPFRIDGDRAYGLGIADDKNGVAVILHTVSILQAVGFKKYGTLTVLINGDEEISSPGARAMQAKLGAEQDAVFSCEGTRVTSDKLSLATSGIGAILLDVKGKASHAGGAPEQGRNALYELSHQVLQMRDLSKPETGLKVNWTVSQAGTNRNVIPAVASAQADVRLLRAADADKLEETVNERIKNKLIPDTQVTAKFERRRPPLEATPASRALAEHAQKIYGELGKTLEIDDKAEGGGTDAAFAASKTKAPVIERFGLASFGAHSNDAEYVDLNSIVPRLYLLTRMVMDVSRDRVGVTK
- a CDS encoding DUF1835 domain-containing protein; translation: MQYIHVVNGDVAGATLKQALAQAGRPDSVVVLRDDLAVGPLADVDSVAMARSGFWQRVAPTSSIDFATEMRDALASLADLRDATTEVAIWHGQSASDQLMLRRVAFHLHQSPQRINEIGMDARELETPNGQGPLTTIGMYSGARLARRFSTIAPVSVLRIGRLAYEWQQTVRENADVRLWKGNTLVPVSYATVDEVILEHVPTDWASARDVVGSIMGAIDGLLASDWFVFWRCRELVGNGQLLLRGEADSLSTCELRRNVSVAI
- a CDS encoding cellulose 1,4-beta-cellobiosidase → MDISSLSSNASLYATSSLSSTSATTATTATSTSDTSGTTGTTPVRHHRHHGGGGGGGDFMQAIEQALAQAGVSDPSAISSTSSTSSTSATSGVSSTGSTAAANATDGSTPPPPPAVGDDASVGKDIHKLKHDLFAALKSASGSDSTSSTGGASGSYGSDLSSGLQNLISQLNSGDTSSNSALSALQSDFQQLVGNVQGGSSSSSSGTGGSSSSASSASLQDFLQQLAQNLGGQSTASVAVGSSINVYS